A region of Thermococcus argininiproducens DNA encodes the following proteins:
- a CDS encoding exodeoxyribonuclease VII small subunit: MKKLGSILIILLLSLSFVHAEAVDYYKEEFTLKIKMLQNGDAQITVITSILGPQDRINEEIASILNQTNMSKEEAIAKFEKEQLDNYIASLANAGIRTKNQTFELVSIKEDNFTVVFTAYAENFAKYYSYDDYWEIIVDPTRGYATMPIPDTGLPQKIELHNMFIIELPEGAELVEYPQAYTQEFNQSKFYVRSKVEGNKIIVASDLYLEENLSPSGFRALFANYNAFYIRYKTPYKGEETYQPVKTEQYIRAEIKEDGTTNLLVRETYLEPKDQIELMKQQINLLGVQNVTNMILQNYLQGMIMQGIQVEDANATILGMEKEGPLTIEANYVLKNFTKMINGTYEYSFDPTLLNPSQLGYRAQNEINQSLKIEFILPPTATIVEVPKNMSKEINGNKYTLITTIEKNKIVITANVFVRYGAPFEDIQALLGNVTRAYIRYTMPENSGGINLTTTQIAGIAGALVLIGIALFILKKK, translated from the coding sequence ATGAAAAAGTTAGGGAGTATTTTAATAATTCTGCTTCTGAGCCTCTCTTTCGTTCATGCAGAGGCTGTGGATTATTATAAAGAAGAGTTCACTCTTAAGATCAAAATGCTGCAAAACGGAGATGCTCAAATCACTGTAATAACTTCAATATTAGGACCCCAAGACAGAATAAATGAAGAGATAGCCAGTATTCTTAATCAAACAAACATGAGCAAAGAAGAAGCAATAGCAAAATTTGAAAAAGAGCAACTTGACAATTACATCGCAAGTCTAGCCAATGCAGGAATTAGAACAAAAAACCAGACCTTCGAATTGGTGAGCATTAAAGAAGACAACTTCACCGTGGTCTTTACTGCCTATGCTGAGAATTTTGCTAAGTATTATTCATATGATGACTACTGGGAGATAATAGTTGATCCAACAAGAGGCTACGCTACAATGCCAATTCCAGATACAGGGTTACCACAAAAAATAGAGCTCCACAACATGTTCATAATAGAGCTACCTGAAGGAGCAGAACTCGTTGAATATCCTCAAGCATATACCCAAGAATTTAACCAGAGCAAGTTCTATGTGCGTTCAAAAGTTGAAGGAAATAAAATAATCGTTGCTTCTGACTTATATCTGGAAGAGAATCTTTCTCCAAGTGGATTTAGAGCACTTTTCGCCAATTACAATGCATTTTATATCCGTTATAAAACACCATACAAAGGGGAAGAAACCTACCAACCAGTGAAAACAGAACAGTACATACGGGCAGAAATTAAGGAAGATGGCACTACAAATCTTTTAGTTAGAGAGACGTACCTTGAACCAAAAGATCAGATAGAACTCATGAAACAACAAATAAACCTATTAGGAGTACAAAATGTAACAAATATGATACTTCAGAACTACCTACAAGGTATGATTATGCAAGGAATTCAAGTTGAAGATGCCAATGCAACGATTTTAGGGATGGAAAAAGAAGGGCCTCTAACAATAGAAGCCAATTATGTCTTGAAAAACTTCACAAAAATGATAAATGGAACCTACGAATACTCCTTTGATCCAACCCTCTTGAATCCATCTCAACTAGGTTATAGAGCCCAAAATGAGATTAACCAAAGCTTGAAAATAGAGTTTATATTACCCCCAACAGCCACTATCGTGGAAGTTCCCAAAAACATGAGTAAAGAGATAAACGGAAACAAATACACTCTCATAACAACCATAGAGAAAAACAAAATAGTAATTACCGCAAATGTCTTTGTAAGGTATGGGGCGCCTTTTGAGGATATTCAAGCCCTCCTCGGAAATGTAACAAGGGCTTACATTCGTTATACTATGCCAGAAAACAGCGGAGGTATTAACCTCACAACTACACAAATAGCAGGAATAGCTGGAGCATTGGTTCTAATTGGGATTGCCCTCTTTATTTTGAAGAAAAAATAG
- the fba gene encoding class I fructose-bisphosphate aldolase translates to MESYNNIGIKRRLRRFFRKDGRALIFAMDHGFEHGPTDFEETWEHINPRVIIRKVVRAGIDGVMMLPGIARIAGDELIGKEVGLMVKLTSKTELRPKEEWLMQDQLGFVEDAIKLGADAVAATVYWGSPYEGAMMRQFAEIASYAHDLGYPVVQFAYPRGPYINEKYGKKEDYRVVMYGARAAAEMGADMIKTYWTGSRETFAKVVEAASGVPVLLSGGAKTSNPLDFLNLVWEVIEAGGSGAVVGRNIFQRKNPETLIRALLRVIHRNEGPEEAAKAEGLV, encoded by the coding sequence ATGGAATCTTACAACAATATTGGCATAAAGAGGAGACTGAGGAGATTCTTTAGAAAAGATGGAAGGGCCTTGATTTTTGCGATGGATCATGGATTTGAACATGGTCCGACAGATTTTGAAGAAACTTGGGAGCACATTAATCCAAGGGTCATTATTAGAAAGGTCGTAAGGGCGGGGATCGATGGTGTTATGATGCTTCCAGGAATAGCTAGGATTGCTGGAGACGAGCTCATTGGGAAAGAGGTAGGTTTAATGGTGAAGCTTACTAGCAAGACCGAACTTAGACCAAAAGAGGAGTGGCTCATGCAAGACCAACTTGGTTTTGTAGAGGACGCAATTAAGCTTGGTGCTGATGCTGTGGCTGCAACAGTTTATTGGGGAAGTCCGTATGAAGGAGCTATGATGAGACAGTTTGCAGAGATAGCTAGTTATGCTCATGATTTAGGGTATCCTGTTGTTCAATTTGCATATCCAAGAGGTCCCTACATTAATGAAAAGTACGGAAAAAAGGAAGATTATCGAGTGGTAATGTATGGAGCAAGGGCTGCTGCAGAGATGGGAGCAGACATGATTAAAACTTACTGGACAGGTTCAAGAGAAACATTTGCTAAGGTTGTGGAAGCAGCTTCAGGAGTTCCAGTTCTTCTAAGCGGAGGCGCGAAGACAAGTAATCCACTTGATTTCTTAAACCTTGTGTGGGAAGTAATTGAAGCTGGGGGAAGTGGAGCTGTTGTAGGTAGAAATATTTTCCAAAGAAAGAACCCAGAAACTCTTATAAGGGCCCTTTTGAGGGTGATACATAGGAATGAAGGTCCTGAAGAGGCAGCTAAAGCTGAAGGCTTGGTTTGA
- the oadA gene encoding sodium-extruding oxaloacetate decarboxylase subunit alpha, producing MVRIIDTTLRDAHQSLIATRLSTTDMLPIAEKMDKIGFYSMEVWGGATFDAALRFLREDPWERLRVLREYVRKTKLQMLLRGQNVVGYKHYPDDVVEKFVELAHKNGIDIFRVFDALNDVRNMKTAIKKAKEVGAEVQGAISYTTGKVFTLEYYMKKVDELIELDVDYITIKDMAALLDPQTAYDLVREIKERYGIKVNVHTHATSGLASATYLKAVEAGADFIDTAIYPLANGTAQPAIQSIYYSLRNGDKPKLDMKLIFQISRYLRRILEEKYEHLMNKRALHGDPNVLIHQIPGGMYSNLISQLREMKALDKLETVLEEVPKVREELGYPPLVTPTSQIVGTQAVFNVLFGRYKMITEETKNYVKGLYGIPPAQIKEEIKQLILGDEEPIAVRPADLLEPLLEKARRELEEKGYLEKEEDILTYALFPQVALEFFELRKQGKLKPVEEKPKGRIIKVYVAGREYEVGIEGVSLEALVIPSYTPSEIPMQAVPQVSMAQVSTPAAPIEVPSVSAPSVSGEGVVTAPMPGKILRVLVKEGDEVKIGEGLLVLEAMKMENEIPSPVNGVVKRILVKEGDTVDTGQPLIELG from the coding sequence ATGGTTAGGATAATAGATACTACTCTTAGAGACGCTCATCAGTCACTTATTGCAACAAGGCTCTCAACAACTGATATGCTCCCAATAGCCGAGAAAATGGATAAGATAGGGTTCTATTCAATGGAAGTCTGGGGAGGGGCAACTTTTGATGCTGCCCTACGCTTTTTGAGAGAAGATCCTTGGGAAAGATTAAGAGTCTTAAGAGAGTATGTAAGGAAAACAAAGCTCCAGATGTTGCTTAGAGGGCAGAATGTTGTAGGGTATAAGCACTATCCCGATGATGTTGTGGAAAAGTTTGTTGAGCTTGCACACAAAAATGGGATTGATATTTTTAGAGTCTTTGATGCTCTCAATGATGTTAGAAACATGAAAACTGCAATTAAAAAAGCCAAAGAAGTTGGAGCCGAAGTTCAGGGGGCAATAAGCTATACTACCGGAAAAGTTTTTACTCTGGAGTACTACATGAAGAAAGTTGATGAGTTAATAGAGTTGGATGTGGATTATATCACAATCAAAGACATGGCTGCTCTTTTAGATCCTCAAACAGCTTATGATCTTGTGAGGGAGATTAAAGAACGTTATGGGATAAAAGTTAATGTTCATACTCACGCAACCAGCGGCTTAGCTTCGGCTACCTATTTAAAAGCAGTGGAAGCTGGGGCTGATTTCATAGATACTGCTATTTATCCATTGGCAAATGGAACTGCTCAACCAGCAATTCAAAGTATCTATTACTCATTAAGAAATGGGGACAAACCCAAACTTGATATGAAGCTTATTTTCCAAATTTCTCGCTATTTAAGGAGAATTCTTGAGGAAAAGTATGAACATCTAATGAACAAAAGAGCACTTCATGGCGATCCAAATGTTTTGATTCATCAAATCCCAGGGGGAATGTATTCAAACTTAATTTCACAGCTCAGAGAAATGAAGGCCCTTGATAAGTTAGAAACGGTTCTTGAAGAAGTTCCAAAGGTTAGAGAAGAACTTGGCTATCCTCCTTTGGTAACTCCGACTTCTCAGATAGTAGGAACTCAGGCTGTTTTTAATGTTCTCTTTGGAAGGTATAAAATGATCACAGAAGAAACTAAAAACTATGTTAAGGGACTTTATGGCATACCGCCAGCTCAGATAAAAGAAGAAATTAAGCAGCTTATTCTTGGAGATGAGGAACCTATAGCCGTTAGACCTGCGGATCTGCTTGAACCTCTGCTTGAGAAAGCAAGAAGAGAACTTGAAGAAAAGGGTTATTTAGAAAAAGAGGAAGACATACTAACATATGCATTATTCCCACAAGTAGCGTTAGAATTCTTTGAATTAAGAAAACAAGGAAAGCTCAAACCCGTTGAGGAAAAACCCAAAGGCAGAATAATAAAGGTCTATGTGGCGGGTAGGGAATATGAAGTTGGAATAGAAGGAGTTAGTCTTGAAGCTTTAGTCATACCATCCTATACTCCCTCAGAAATTCCTATGCAAGCAGTACCGCAAGTGTCCATGGCACAAGTTTCTACTCCCGCAGCTCCAATTGAAGTGCCTAGTGTTTCTGCACCTTCTGTTAGTGGGGAAGGCGTAGTCACTGCTCCAATGCCTGGTAAGATTCTTCGGGTTCTTGTTAAAGAGGGCGATGAGGTTAAGATTGGTGAGGGGCTTCTTGTGTTAGAGGCAATGAAAATGGAAAATGAGATACCTTCACCCGTAAATGGTGTTGTTAAGAGAATCCTTGTTAAGGAGGGTGACACAGTCGATACAGGCCAACCACTAATAGAACTAGGGTGA
- a CDS encoding dicarboxylate/amino acid:cation symporter, which yields MGLLKSYLEYPVLRKILIGLILGAIVGLIIGDKAATIKPLGDLFIRLLKMLVMPIILASLVVGAASISPARLGRVGVKIVVYYLVTSAFAVFLGLLMANIFKPGLGLELGVGEGKVIEATKPSLVDTLLNIVPKNPFAALSNGQVLPTIFFAIVLGIALSYLMNSENERIRNSATTLFNAFDGLAEAMYKIVWGVMQYAPIGVFALIAYVMGTQGTKVVGPLAKVTLAVYLGLIIQIGLVYGILLKVFGLDLIKFLNKAKDAMITAFVTRSSSGTLPVTMRVADENMGVPRSIYSFTLPLGATINMDGTALYQGVCAMFIAFAIGQSLPFSQQLVIVLTAVLASIGTAGVPGAGAIMLAMVLESVGLSLEPGSAVALAYAMILGIDAILDMGRTMVNVTGDLAGTTIVAKTEGELDESKW from the coding sequence ATGGGGCTCCTTAAGAGCTATCTTGAATACCCCGTTTTGAGAAAAATCTTGATAGGTTTGATTCTTGGTGCAATAGTTGGACTAATAATAGGGGACAAAGCAGCGACCATAAAGCCGCTTGGAGACCTATTCATCAGGCTCTTAAAAATGTTAGTAATGCCGATAATCCTAGCTTCTCTAGTTGTTGGTGCAGCTAGCATAAGCCCTGCAAGACTTGGAAGAGTTGGTGTAAAAATAGTAGTTTATTACTTAGTAACTTCAGCTTTTGCAGTGTTCCTTGGTCTTTTGATGGCCAATATTTTCAAACCAGGTCTAGGGTTAGAACTTGGAGTTGGAGAAGGGAAAGTTATTGAAGCAACCAAACCATCACTAGTAGACACTCTTCTGAATATCGTACCTAAGAACCCATTTGCAGCATTGTCAAACGGCCAAGTGTTACCCACAATATTCTTTGCCATTGTTTTAGGAATAGCCCTAAGTTACCTTATGAATAGTGAAAATGAGAGAATAAGAAACTCTGCCACGACCCTCTTTAATGCCTTCGATGGACTTGCCGAGGCAATGTATAAAATAGTGTGGGGAGTTATGCAGTATGCCCCAATAGGTGTATTTGCCTTAATAGCTTACGTTATGGGAACCCAAGGAACTAAAGTTGTTGGACCTTTAGCCAAAGTAACGTTAGCAGTTTATTTAGGCCTTATAATTCAGATTGGGCTAGTATATGGAATTCTCTTGAAGGTCTTTGGTCTGGACCTAATTAAGTTCCTCAATAAAGCCAAAGACGCTATGATTACAGCATTCGTCACAAGAAGCTCAAGTGGTACCCTACCAGTGACTATGCGTGTTGCTGACGAAAATATGGGGGTCCCAAGGAGCATTTACTCATTTACCCTTCCACTAGGTGCAACGATTAACATGGATGGAACTGCCCTATACCAAGGTGTATGTGCAATGTTCATAGCTTTCGCAATTGGACAATCCCTCCCATTCAGCCAACAGTTAGTAATAGTTCTTACAGCAGTCTTGGCTTCAATTGGAACTGCTGGTGTTCCCGGAGCTGGAGCAATAATGCTTGCAATGGTCCTTGAAAGTGTTGGATTATCTCTGGAGCCTGGAAGTGCGGTGGCATTGGCGTATGCAATGATCCTTGGAATTGACGCTATATTGGACATGGGAAGAACAATGGTAAACGTCACTGGTGATTTGGCTGGAACCACGATCGTTGCAAAAACTGAAGGGGAGCTCGACGAAAGTAAGTGGTGA
- a CDS encoding ATP-binding cassette domain-containing protein, with translation MIVHAKNLQKCFGSVTALAGVSVKIPKGLTLILGPNGGGKSTFMKLSLGLYKPTQGEIKLLGKDPWKNADIRKNIGVAFDPPAIPKLITGKEWLSFLAETKNLNVQKEVLKVSKLFDIGGFLRRRIESYSSGMFKRLSLAQAFLGEPEVIFLDEPFANIDFESIAKIISIIAEKKITGTDFVIISHIWEPLINMADYIVVLSAGKVYLEGRADKIEEDIENLFRLPNSLLR, from the coding sequence ATGATAGTTCACGCTAAGAATCTTCAAAAATGCTTTGGTTCGGTTACGGCTTTGGCAGGAGTATCGGTTAAGATTCCCAAAGGGTTAACTTTGATATTAGGCCCTAATGGAGGAGGAAAGTCAACCTTTATGAAACTTTCTTTAGGCCTGTATAAGCCCACTCAAGGTGAGATAAAACTTTTGGGAAAAGATCCATGGAAAAACGCAGATATTAGAAAGAACATAGGAGTTGCTTTTGATCCACCTGCGATTCCGAAACTTATAACAGGTAAAGAATGGTTATCATTTCTAGCTGAAACTAAAAACTTGAATGTTCAGAAGGAAGTTCTTAAAGTATCTAAACTCTTTGATATAGGAGGGTTTTTAAGACGTAGAATAGAGAGCTACTCCTCTGGAATGTTCAAACGTCTAAGTCTTGCTCAGGCTTTTTTAGGTGAGCCGGAGGTGATATTCCTCGATGAACCGTTTGCTAACATAGATTTTGAAAGTATTGCTAAGATAATTTCAATTATCGCTGAGAAAAAGATAACTGGAACTGATTTTGTTATCATATCCCATATCTGGGAACCTCTTATAAACATGGCAGATTATATTGTTGTATTAAGTGCCGGAAAAGTGTATTTAGAAGGCAGAGCAGACAAAATAGAGGAAGACATTGAAAATCTCTTTAGACTTCCAAATTCTCTTCTCCGATAA
- a CDS encoding biotin--[acetyl-CoA-carboxylase] ligase, which yields MLGLNTKKIGRKIVYFKKIDSTNEYAKRIAAHEEEGTIIVADVQETGYGRKFRTWASPQGGLWMSVILKPNTTPEHMTKLVFLGALAVVETLEQLGIEGKIKWPNDVLVNEKKICGILVEGSFSEKEVYYIILGIGMNVNNSLPQELVSTSTSLREVLGVEIPIIEVFKILVERLEHWYREFLAEKDALILQKWREKAILRREVKIITEDKTLTGKALDIDEFGALILELEDGKREKILYGDVSLRFK from the coding sequence ATGTTGGGACTTAACACAAAGAAGATCGGCAGAAAGATTGTTTACTTTAAGAAAATAGACTCAACTAACGAATACGCAAAGAGAATTGCTGCTCATGAGGAAGAAGGCACAATAATAGTGGCGGATGTCCAAGAGACAGGATATGGAAGAAAATTTAGAACGTGGGCATCCCCTCAAGGGGGACTTTGGATGAGTGTTATTCTAAAGCCAAATACAACCCCAGAACATATGACAAAACTCGTTTTTCTTGGAGCCCTAGCAGTGGTTGAAACCCTTGAACAGCTTGGAATTGAAGGAAAAATAAAATGGCCTAATGATGTACTTGTTAATGAAAAGAAAATATGTGGAATCCTAGTAGAAGGAAGCTTCTCCGAGAAGGAGGTTTACTACATTATTCTAGGCATAGGTATGAATGTTAACAATTCCTTACCCCAAGAGCTTGTGAGTACTTCCACCTCGTTAAGAGAGGTATTGGGAGTGGAAATACCCATTATAGAAGTTTTTAAGATTCTTGTAGAACGCCTAGAACACTGGTATAGAGAATTTTTGGCAGAGAAAGATGCCCTCATACTTCAAAAATGGAGAGAAAAGGCCATTTTAAGAAGAGAGGTAAAAATAATAACGGAAGACAAAACCTTAACTGGAAAGGCCTTAGATATTGACGAATTTGGTGCTTTGATCCTTGAACTTGAGGATGGAAAAAGGGAAAAAATTCTCTATGGAGATGTGTCATTAAGGTTTAAGTGA
- a CDS encoding alanyl-tRNA editing protein → MTKKLYYEDSYLKEATAKILKVKDNALLLDQTIFYPTGGGQPHDTGNINDVKVIDVYKDEEGNIWHVVEEPNLFNVGDKVELKLNWERRYKLMRIHTALHLLDHVFNEVLGKENWQIHGSGMNPEKGRYDVRYPENINQYKEKIIELFNHYVDEGGEVKTWWEGEKRLTQIRDFEILPCGGTHVRDIKEIGHLRKLKRSSIGKGVQRVEIWLE, encoded by the coding sequence GTGACAAAGAAACTTTATTATGAAGATTCCTATCTGAAAGAAGCCACTGCAAAGATTCTCAAGGTAAAAGACAATGCACTTCTTTTAGACCAGACAATCTTTTATCCAACCGGAGGTGGACAACCCCACGATACAGGGAATATAAATGATGTGAAAGTCATAGATGTGTATAAAGATGAAGAAGGCAACATATGGCATGTAGTCGAAGAGCCAAATCTATTTAACGTAGGTGATAAAGTAGAGCTCAAACTTAATTGGGAAAGAAGGTACAAGCTAATGAGAATCCATACAGCATTGCATCTTCTGGATCATGTTTTCAATGAGGTTCTTGGGAAAGAAAACTGGCAAATACATGGTAGTGGAATGAACCCTGAAAAGGGCCGTTATGACGTAAGATATCCAGAAAACATCAACCAGTACAAAGAAAAAATAATCGAACTATTTAATCACTACGTTGATGAAGGTGGGGAAGTAAAAACTTGGTGGGAAGGGGAGAAGAGACTAACCCAAATAAGAGACTTTGAGATCCTCCCCTGTGGCGGGACTCATGTAAGAGACATTAAGGAAATCGGCCATCTAAGGAAGCTCAAACGCTCTAGCATAGGCAAAGGCGTCCAAAGAGTAGAGATTTGGCTCGAATGA